Proteins encoded within one genomic window of Paracoccus sp. MA:
- a CDS encoding TRAP transporter permease — translation MTEPTRPLTDDQLRALEEEYDPEARFRTVTRPIAILSGIILFLLAAYHYYTAGFGIPRATTHRGLHMGVSLFIVYLSFSSLARNRHRTDGLAVLGVPVTDWLLAIGGAVSAFYVPWIYAQLQFRVGNPLPLDIAMGTVLLVALMEAVRRSMGWPLPVIAALFIAYAYFGKSMPGILVHPGADWANIVNHLYLTSQGIYGTALGVIATYVFHFVLFGVMAQKIGLGQLFIDLATALAGRFAGGPAKVSVVSSAMLGTISGSSIANTVTTGALTIPAMIKIGFKRHFAAAVEAASSTGGQITPPVMGAVAFLMVEYLGIPLRTILIAAVVPAFMHFFGVLVQVHLEAKRLGIRGLRQEELPKAWKVLREGWLSVFPLVLLVWMLMSGRTPFLSAFWAITACMVVFLIQRVMASGAIEGVKETAAGIYEGFVAGARQSLAVTAAAALVGVVIGVVTLTGVGFKIAFMVTSVAAGWAASVHSLLAALPFELFSIQTLTLLFTLLMTAVVCVLMGCGVPTTANYIIMVAVAAPVLGMMNVEPLVAHFFVFYFGVLADVTPPVALAAYAGAGIAGANGFKAGNTAFRLSMGKALVPFVFVFSPSLLLVTQSFTLPDFLLAFAGAVLGIVALSAAITNWLLGPLLLVERMLLPVAALMMIAPEIISTVIGAAILGLVLLRQYLAGSGPRPEPAT, via the coding sequence ATGACCGAGCCAACCCGCCCGCTTACCGACGACCAGCTTCGCGCGCTGGAGGAGGAATACGATCCCGAGGCGCGATTCCGCACGGTGACGCGCCCGATCGCCATCCTCTCGGGGATCATCCTGTTCCTGCTTGCGGCCTATCACTATTACACGGCCGGGTTCGGCATCCCGCGCGCGACCACGCATCGCGGGCTGCATATGGGCGTGTCGCTGTTCATCGTCTATCTCAGCTTCTCGTCGCTGGCACGCAACCGGCACAGGACGGACGGTCTTGCCGTCCTCGGCGTGCCGGTGACGGACTGGCTCTTGGCCATCGGCGGCGCCGTCAGCGCCTTCTACGTGCCCTGGATCTATGCCCAGCTGCAGTTCCGCGTCGGCAATCCGCTGCCGCTCGACATCGCCATGGGCACGGTGCTGCTGGTGGCGCTGATGGAGGCGGTGCGCCGCTCGATGGGCTGGCCGCTGCCGGTCATCGCGGCCCTGTTCATCGCCTATGCCTATTTCGGCAAGTCGATGCCCGGCATCCTGGTGCATCCCGGCGCGGACTGGGCCAATATCGTCAACCATCTCTACCTGACCTCGCAGGGCATCTACGGCACCGCGCTCGGCGTCATCGCCACCTATGTGTTCCATTTCGTGCTGTTCGGGGTGATGGCGCAGAAGATCGGCCTGGGGCAGCTGTTCATCGACCTGGCAACGGCGCTGGCCGGCCGTTTCGCCGGCGGGCCGGCCAAGGTCTCGGTGGTCTCCTCGGCGATGCTGGGCACGATCTCGGGCTCGTCGATCGCCAATACCGTGACCACCGGCGCGCTGACCATCCCGGCGATGATCAAGATCGGCTTCAAGCGCCATTTCGCCGCCGCGGTCGAGGCGGCTTCGTCCACCGGCGGGCAGATCACCCCGCCGGTGATGGGCGCGGTCGCCTTCCTGATGGTCGAATACCTGGGCATCCCGTTGCGCACCATCCTGATCGCCGCCGTCGTGCCGGCCTTCATGCATTTCTTCGGCGTGCTGGTGCAGGTGCATCTGGAGGCCAAGCGCCTGGGCATCCGCGGCCTGCGCCAGGAAGAGCTGCCCAAGGCGTGGAAAGTCCTGCGCGAGGGCTGGCTGTCGGTCTTTCCGCTGGTGCTGCTGGTCTGGATGCTGATGTCGGGTCGCACGCCCTTCCTGTCGGCCTTCTGGGCGATCACCGCCTGCATGGTGGTCTTTCTGATCCAGCGGGTCATGGCGTCGGGCGCCATCGAGGGCGTCAAGGAAACCGCCGCCGGCATCTATGAGGGCTTCGTCGCCGGCGCCCGGCAATCGCTGGCCGTGACGGCGGCCGCGGCGCTGGTCGGCGTGGTGATCGGCGTCGTGACCCTGACCGGCGTCGGCTTCAAGATCGCCTTCATGGTCACCTCGGTCGCCGCGGGCTGGGCCGCCTCGGTGCATAGCCTGCTGGCGGCGCTGCCCTTCGAACTGTTCAGCATCCAGACGCTGACGCTGCTGTTCACGCTGCTGATGACCGCGGTGGTCTGCGTGCTGATGGGATGCGGCGTGCCGACGACGGCGAATTACATCATCATGGTGGCCGTGGCCGCGCCGGTTCTGGGCATGATGAATGTCGAGCCGCTGGTGGCGCATTTCTTCGTGTTCTACTTCGGCGTGCTGGCCGACGTGACGCCGCCGGTGGCGCTGGCCGCCTATGCCGGGGCGGGGATCGCCGGGGCCAACGGCTTCAAGGCGGGCAACACCGCCTTCCGGCTGTCCATGGGCAAGGCGCTGGTGCCTTTCGTCTTCGTCTTCTCGCCCTCGCTGCTGCTGGTCACGCAATCCTTCACCCTGCCTGACTTCCTGCTGGCCTTTGCCGGCGCGGTGCTGGGCATCGTGGCACTGTCGGCGGCGATCACCAACTGGCTGCTGGGGCCGCTTCTGCTGGTCGAGCGGATGCTGCTGCCCGTGGCGGCGCTGATGATGATCGCGCCGGAAATCATCTCGACCGTGATCGGTGCGGCGATCCTCGGGCTGGTGCTGCTGCGCCAGTATCTGGCCGGCTCGGGGCCGAGACCCGAGCCGGCCACCTGA